Below is a window of Hydrogenimonas sp. SS33 DNA.
CTCCTGCGCTCAAATCGCCGGGGTCCTTGCGCCAGAGGGTCAGGAAAGTGTCACAGTCCGCCCCCTTTTTCGTATAGAGGATCATCTGTTCGATCAGCGGCGGGGTGAGGTTGAAGGTGGCTTTGATGCCTGCGTGCTTTGAGAGCAGCCAGGGCATTTCATAATAGTCTTTGATGGCGTGGAGAAAGACCCAGGGCATATGCATCTTCCCGTCACCCTGGCGGTAGTCGGGCTGGTGCATATGCCAAAAGAAGGAGAGTTTCAGCGGCATCGGCGTCGGTCTACTCGTTCATCCATTTTTCGATGAGTGCGGTGTACTTCTCGTAGAGCGCCTTTCCGGCGCTGTCGTCTCTGGCCTGCAGGTAGAGGTTAAGAAAATCCCCGTAGGTGTCGGGAATCATCAATATCCAGTCGGTCTCGTTCTCCCAAATCTTCACCCCGTCGACCGTGGAGTGTCGTTTCCCTTTGGCGTATTCGATGAATTTGCGCATCATGACGCCCTTTTTCGCCTGCGGGCAGGGGAGTTTGAAGGTTTTGTAGTAGAAGGGGTGGATTTCCGCACCGATTTCGGAGAGTTTGACATTGTGCTTGATCAGAAGCTGCAGAATCTTCAGGGTGGCGTACATCGCATCCCGGTGGAGAGTAAAGTCGGTAAAGGCGAAGTTGCCGTCGATGGTGGCGATGAGGTCATATTCACGCAGTTTGCCCGCCTTGAAGTTGCTGTAGACACCCCGTTCGATCACAAGATTCTTGTAGTCGATCATATCGGGCGCCCATGTGGGAAGAAAAACCTTCATCCTGCGCCCTTCGCAGACCGCCTCCAGGTCAAGAAGTTTCAGGACGATGGAGAGTCCTTCGATCTTGTCGAAGAAGTTGCCTTTGTCGCAAACGATGGCGAGCCGCTGCCCGCCGGGGAAGATAGCGAATCCCGCATCCAGCCCCAAAGAGGGGACGATGGTACTCAGGTCTTTTTTCGATTTGGCGGTCAAATGTTCCAGGCTGCTGACGGTCCGCGTCTCCGCATGGGCGTTGAGGGTGATATTGTCCAGCCCGATGTCGCTGAGGATCTTCGGAAAGACGTCGGCGGTAATGCCGTGCATCAGGTCTACGGCGATACGGACGTTGCGGGAGCGCAGAATCTTCTGGTCGACCGCCAGTTCGATGGCGGTTCGGTAGTCGTTGCACTCCTGCCAGTTGAGGCTCTCGTGGATCTCACCGATCTTGCCGAACTCCACCCGTCGGAACTTTTCGTTGAAAAAGGCCTTTTCGATCGACTTGGCCGTATTGTTGTCGATGCGCAGGCCGTCTTCGTTGAAAAAGTTGATCTCCGTCGATGCCGGGTCGTAGATATTGCGCCTCACGAAGGCGCCGCCGACGATGTTTTCGTTACTGGAGATGGAGTAGCGTACGACGGAGGGGGGAATGCTTTTGAGATCGACGACGTTGATCCCGGCGGAGAGCAGGCCGCCGAGGAAGGCGCGTTTGATCATCCGCGAACTCTTGTCGTGGTCCCTTCCGACCATGACCGTGGCCCCCTGGGGAAGCTGCGCCGCATAGGCTTCCGCCAGTTTGGTCGCCATTTCGCAGCTCATCTCCACGTTCGACTTGCCGACGACGCTGCCGAACTGGAAGATGGAGTTTTTGTATTTGCTTCCCCAGACCACGTTGCGGTTGACGATGGCGGCGGGTTCGATCTCCTTGTATGGCCAGATTGTCACATCCTGTTCGAAGCGGGCCAGTTTTCCGACGGTACACCCCTCTGCGAGGATCAGTCCCGCTTTCGCCGTGACATGGTCACCGATCACATTGTCGTTGCAGATGACCCCGTTGTCGAGAATGAATTTCTTCCCGATGGTGATGTCGTGCCAAAGCACCGAATTGCGCAGGTTGCTCCACTCCCCTATCGTCACATTGTCACCGATGACGACATTGTTGAGTTTCGTCCCTTTTCCTATCTTTACGTTGCCGCCGATGACGACGTTGCCGATGATCTCCACACTCTCGTCTATTTCGCTCTCACCGGTCAGATGGAGGATGCCGTCGGGGTAGCGCACCTCCCTGCCCGGGATTTTGAAATCGAGGCGTCGGTTGAGAATGTCTTCGTGGACCTCCCGGTAACTGTCCGGATTGCCCACGTCGCGCCAGTACCCAGTGGCGTTGTACCCCATCAGGTCGATCCCCTCTTTCATCAGAAGGGGAAAGAGGTCTTTGGCGAAATCGAAATTCTCCCCGACCGGAATGTAATTGAGTATCTCCGGTTCTATGATGTAGATACCCGTATTGATCGTATCGCTGAAGACTTCGCCCCAACTCGGCTTTTCGAGGAACTTTTCGATTTTCCCCTCCTCGTTGGCGATGACGACGCCAAACTGCAGGGGGTTCTCCACCGAGGTGAGGGTGATGGTCAGTTTCGCGTTTTTTCGTTCGTGGTATTCGAAAATCTTTTTGAAGTCGAAATCGGTCACCAGGTCGCCGCTGACGATCATGAAGGTCGTATCGAGGTATTGGCGGCCGAAACCGACGGCACCGGCGGTGCCGTAGTCGTCGTCGGGAAGGACATAGTGGATCTTGACGCCCCAGCGGCTTCCGTCACCGAAATGGTTCTTGATCACTTCCGGCTTGTAGTAGAGGAGGATGACGACTTCGTCGATTCCCGTTTCCACAAGTTTGTTGAGGGTATGTTCCATCATCGGAAGGTTGACGACCGGGAGCATCGGTTTGGGAACGGAGTGTGTCAGCGGCTGGATTCTGGTTCCGAACCCGCCCGCCATCATCACCGCTTTGAGGCGTTTGGACATGGCACTATCCTTTTGTAATTATAAATATAGTAAATTAATTTTATTTTACAGCGTCAAAACTGAATTTTTACTTCCGAACGGAGTGGCGACCTCTTCGGTCTCGGGATCGTGAATCCAGTCACTGTTATTGACGAGGTAACCGAATTCGTAACTTTGTCCGGTAGGAAGGATTTTGGTGATATAGAACTCACCGTTTTTCTTCCGTTTCATCGGTTCTACTTTCCATTCGTCCCAGCTTCCTTTGATGGCGACCGATTCGCACTCCGTGACCGGCGCGGTGAAGGTGACCCACGCCTTTTTTCCTTTTTTCGTGATTTTGACCATTTTTAATCCTTTGTATTGGGTTTGGTGTAGATTCAGTCCAGAACGTTGAGCATCGACAACAGATTGGGGTCGATCTGGTACTTTTTGCTTGTGACCACATCGATGTCCAGCAATCCGAACTCTCCTTTGTTGTAGACGACCACTTTGTTGAGATCTTTGGATTTCAGCAGGTGGTCGACGGCCTGCACGGCGAAGTCAAACCCCATCATTCTGTCGAAGGTGGTCGGCGCGCCGCCGCGCTGAATGTGCCCCAGTACGGTGACACGGGTATCGAACTCCAGTTCCATCTGCAGCCAGCCCGCCACTTTGTCGGTCATCTTCGTCCCCTCGGCCACGATCGCCAGAATGTAGCGACGACCGTTGGCGATCTCCTGTTTCAGTTTCTGTTCGGTGACGTGCAGATTGAAATCGACTTCGGGGATGATGCATATCTCCGCCCCCGAACTGATGGCGGAGACGACGGCGAGGTATCCGCACTCCCGGCCCATCACCTCCACCACGAAGGCGCGGTTGAAGGTGGAGGCGGTATCGTAGATCTTGTCCAGCGCGTCGCGGATCGTATTGAGGGCCGTATCGACCCCCAGGCAGTATTCGGTGCCGTAGATATCGTTATCGATGGTGGTCGGAATCCCGACAAAGTTGACGGCAAATTCATGGCTGAAGGTATCCATCGCCCGGAAGGAGCCGTCGCCTCCCAGTACCACGAGCCCCTCTATCTCATGTTTTTTCAGGTTTTCGAAGGCCTGCTTTCGGTATTCGTATTCGAAGAAACGGGGGGAGCGGGAGGAGCGGATGATCGAACCTCCTCTGTGCAGAATGCCTGCCACATCCCTGTGTTCCGCTTTTTTTATCGACCCGTCGATGAGCCCTTCCAGCCCGTCGTAGATCAGGTAGGGTGTCTCACCCCTGTCGAACGTATAATCGACGAACTTTTTGACCGCCGCGTTCATACCGGGGGCGTCACCGCCGGAACACATAATCGCCAATGCCATCAAAGCTCCTTTTCTCTGCTCTTTTGGCTATTTTACAACACTTTTCCGGGAGTTTTGTAACAAAACTGAAATCTTTTGCAATATAATGCGTTAAAAAGATATGAAAAAGAGAATCGTATGCCGAACAACAAAGTCAAAGTGGTCGCCACCCTGGGGCCCGCCACCAACAATGCGGAGAAGATCGGTGAACTGATCGACCACGGTGTCAACGTCTTTCGCCTCAACTTCTCCTACGGAACCCACAAGGAGCATGCCCGAACCATCCGCACCATCCGGGAGACTGCGGCCAAGAAAGAGAGGATCGTCGGCATTTTGCAGGATATCTGCGGCCCCAAAATCCGTGTACGGGGGCTCGCCGAACCCAGATCGGTCAAAAAGGGGGACCGGCTGGTCATGGCGAAGGAGCCGGTAGGGGAAGCCTTCTGTATCAGTTACCCGGAAATTATCGAAGATTTGAAGCAAAACGACGCCATCTACTTCGCGGACGGCACCATCCAGACCCGCGTGGTGGAGAAACACCCCGACCGGGTCGTCCTGGAGGTCCTCACCCCCGGGCGGCTGCTGGAAGGCAAAGGGGTCAATTTCCCGAAAGCCGACATCACCCTCCACGCCCTGACGGAGAAGGACAGGGAAGATATCCGCTTCGGCGCGAAGATGGGGGTCGATTTCGTCGCCATCTCCTTCGTCAGCGACGAGGAGGATGTCATCGAAGCGCGCCGCATCCAGAGAGATGCGGGCGGGGAGGCGTGGATCGTCTCCAAGATCGAGCGGACCTCCGCCGTGGAGAGGATCGACGCGATCATCGAAGCGAGCGACGGCATCATGGTCGCCCGGGGGGACCTGGGGGCGGAGGCCGGCCTGACACGGGTACCGGTACTGCAGAAGATGATCATCAAAAAGTGCAACCGCCAGGCCAAACCGGTCATCGTCGCCACCCAGATGCTCACCTCCATGATCAACTCCCCCTACCCTACCCGTGCCGAAGTCTCCGACGTGGCCAATGCCGTCTACGACGGTGCCGACGCGGTGATGCTGTCTGATGAAACGGCGGTAGGAAACTACCCCGCCGAGGCGGTCGACACCCTCATCGGCACCATCCTGGAGACCCAAAAAAGCTATCCCTACTATAAAAACTACGAAACCGATATCCATGAAGCCTTCCCCCATGCCGCCGCATCACTCGCCCAGATACTCGACTGTGATTTCGTCGCCGCGCTTACCCGCTCGGGCTTTACGATGCGTCATCTTGGAAAGTACCGCCCCAAGGAGCCGATCGTCGTCATTACGACCCGGGGGGATCTCATCGCCAAAACCTCTCTGGCATGGGGGGTCGTCAGGGCGATCGAGGTGGATATGGAGAAGATCGAGACGGAACAGAAGCTGGTGGAAAACCTGCTCGAAACCTACAAAGCGGACCCGGAAGCCTTCCTGCTGGTGACAGGCTACCTGGGAGAGAAGATTTCCATGGGCAAAAGCGTCCGCTATATCCGCAGGGAAGACAGAGAGAAGTCATAAAAGGCCATCCGCCCCGTCCACGGGGAGGGATGGAAAGGAGAATCAGGTAAGCGGAGGGTGATCTTTCAGAAGCCTGTCCGAAAGCCTTTTCGCCTCGTAAGGCTTGAAGTTGTAGAGTTTTTCGTAATATTCGACGACCATGCGTGACGACGTAAAGTAGGCCTGGATGTCGTTCATGCCGTTTTTGACAATGTCGAGCCATTTGGGCTGGTCTTCGTAATAGGTCGGCAGAATCACATTTTCGAGTTTGTCCATCATCGCCAGATAGTCGTGGCGGTCCTGCTCTTCCACCGGCAGGGAGGGGTCGGCATGGGGGATCGTGAAGGAGTTGATGCCGTCTCTTTGGAATTCCGCATGCCATCCGTCGGCGATGGAGAAGTGGACCGAGGCGTTGATACCGGCGCTCATACCGCTGGTACCGCTCGCTTCCCGGCCCCACCTGGGGGTGTTGAGCCAGACGTCGGAACCCTGCTTCAAAAGCTTCGAGAGCCGCAATTCGTATCCGGTCAGAACGGCGACATTCCTGAACTCTTTGGAGATCATGACAAGTTCATTGAACATGGAGATCGCCCGGTAGTCGGTAGGGAAAGGCTTGCCCGCCCATATGATCTGGATGGGCCGGTCGGTGTTGTTGACCAGGGCGCGGAAACGCTCCATGTCGTAGACGAGGAGCCAGGGGCGCTTGTATTCGGCGAAACGGCGCGCCCAGACCAGCGTCAGAACATCCGGGTCGAAGAGTTTGCCCGTCTGGTCCGCCACCTCTTCGAAGAGGATGTGTTTGAGGTGTTTTTTGCGCCCTGTCAACTGGTAGTCTTCATGCTCCAGCAT
It encodes the following:
- a CDS encoding sugar phosphate nucleotidyltransferase, whose translation is MSKRLKAVMMAGGFGTRIQPLTHSVPKPMLPVVNLPMMEHTLNKLVETGIDEVVILLYYKPEVIKNHFGDGSRWGVKIHYVLPDDDYGTAGAVGFGRQYLDTTFMIVSGDLVTDFDFKKIFEYHERKNAKLTITLTSVENPLQFGVVIANEEGKIEKFLEKPSWGEVFSDTINTGIYIIEPEILNYIPVGENFDFAKDLFPLLMKEGIDLMGYNATGYWRDVGNPDSYREVHEDILNRRLDFKIPGREVRYPDGILHLTGESEIDESVEIIGNVVIGGNVKIGKGTKLNNVVIGDNVTIGEWSNLRNSVLWHDITIGKKFILDNGVICNDNVIGDHVTAKAGLILAEGCTVGKLARFEQDVTIWPYKEIEPAAIVNRNVVWGSKYKNSIFQFGSVVGKSNVEMSCEMATKLAEAYAAQLPQGATVMVGRDHDKSSRMIKRAFLGGLLSAGINVVDLKSIPPSVVRYSISSNENIVGGAFVRRNIYDPASTEINFFNEDGLRIDNNTAKSIEKAFFNEKFRRVEFGKIGEIHESLNWQECNDYRTAIELAVDQKILRSRNVRIAVDLMHGITADVFPKILSDIGLDNITLNAHAETRTVSSLEHLTAKSKKDLSTIVPSLGLDAGFAIFPGGQRLAIVCDKGNFFDKIEGLSIVLKLLDLEAVCEGRRMKVFLPTWAPDMIDYKNLVIERGVYSNFKAGKLREYDLIATIDGNFAFTDFTLHRDAMYATLKILQLLIKHNVKLSEIGAEIHPFYYKTFKLPCPQAKKGVMMRKFIEYAKGKRHSTVDGVKIWENETDWILMIPDTYGDFLNLYLQARDDSAGKALYEKYTALIEKWMNE
- a CDS encoding isoamylase early set domain-containing protein, which gives rise to MVKITKKGKKAWVTFTAPVTECESVAIKGSWDEWKVEPMKRKKNGEFYITKILPTGQSYEFGYLVNNSDWIHDPETEEVATPFGSKNSVLTL
- a CDS encoding 6-phosphofructokinase; the protein is MALAIMCSGGDAPGMNAAVKKFVDYTFDRGETPYLIYDGLEGLIDGSIKKAEHRDVAGILHRGGSIIRSSRSPRFFEYEYRKQAFENLKKHEIEGLVVLGGDGSFRAMDTFSHEFAVNFVGIPTTIDNDIYGTEYCLGVDTALNTIRDALDKIYDTASTFNRAFVVEVMGRECGYLAVVSAISSGAEICIIPEVDFNLHVTEQKLKQEIANGRRYILAIVAEGTKMTDKVAGWLQMELEFDTRVTVLGHIQRGGAPTTFDRMMGFDFAVQAVDHLLKSKDLNKVVVYNKGEFGLLDIDVVTSKKYQIDPNLLSMLNVLD
- the pyk gene encoding pyruvate kinase; protein product: MPNNKVKVVATLGPATNNAEKIGELIDHGVNVFRLNFSYGTHKEHARTIRTIRETAAKKERIVGILQDICGPKIRVRGLAEPRSVKKGDRLVMAKEPVGEAFCISYPEIIEDLKQNDAIYFADGTIQTRVVEKHPDRVVLEVLTPGRLLEGKGVNFPKADITLHALTEKDREDIRFGAKMGVDFVAISFVSDEEDVIEARRIQRDAGGEAWIVSKIERTSAVERIDAIIEASDGIMVARGDLGAEAGLTRVPVLQKMIIKKCNRQAKPVIVATQMLTSMINSPYPTRAEVSDVANAVYDGADAVMLSDETAVGNYPAEAVDTLIGTILETQKSYPYYKNYETDIHEAFPHAAASLAQILDCDFVAALTRSGFTMRHLGKYRPKEPIVVITTRGDLIAKTSLAWGVVRAIEVDMEKIETEQKLVENLLETYKADPEAFLLVTGYLGEKISMGKSVRYIRREDREKS